AGATACCGGCAGTGCTACTTTAACCCCATCTCCTGCTTTAGGAAGTAAGTTCCCAGACAACTGGAGATCATCGGGGAACCCAGAGCTCTTGGTTAAATTATCAATTCAAGCATTTcaacaaaccaaaacataTAAGCCAAATACAAAGATTAGCATAATGGATGAACGCAAATGTTTAGTGCAATTAAACTAAAGCTAAGACTCAactatatccatatatatacaaatatatatatatacaacttATCCCTTTTGAATGTCTACGAAACGTACGAAAAAATGTTCCATTGtagttgccaaaaaaaaataaatgatgtACCTATTTACTTGAATATTAGCACaaacatttgaaattgaaatatttcgtTTCTTGATTTACGCTTTACATATGGTGTggtaaaatgaaatacaatgCTTCGTAAagcaaattatataatattatatatagtatataaaatgcattccTACAGCTatgtgcttttgtaaatttaagtGTCCCAGCTAAtgtataatacaaataattgaaACAACAAACAGGAATGCAAACTTGGTGTCATCTAATACCTACACAAAACTATACATGTAAAATACCTTtccaaataaaagttataaatatatacgaaTAAACTAAATGCGCCCAAATGTTAGAAAATGACTTTATActtattccatttaaaaaccTTTACATACCACTATCTGAATATGAGTATTACTCCTAGTCTGAAAGTCAATTAAAACATTGTGCTTTGTTACAGAAacgtttaatttttttaaaaaatgattatgaaatattattaaaaactatttgagtttataatatacatacatatatctggcTATCACTAGTTTACAATTTTGCAATGGTATATTTTTGAAACACATTCATtgtgcaatattttttttacattttgtatttttttgcttAGCAGTTGATCtcagttaatttaaataatattttaatattttaacttTCACTAGACTGAATTTGATACATTGTGAATTGCCTCTGAGGCTTTATGCTTTAATTTTCCGTCGAGTTGCATAGGAATTTATCACTGATTTTCGACTTGGGATCCTTGAAAGCTTTCGGTATCTTAGACTCTTAAGCGCCTCCTTTCTAGAAACTTGGTTGGACACTTTCCGCCGCGTCGTTCCATTTTGATGACCAATCGATCCGGAGTGGATATCTTGTAGCCATTGCAGCGCCGGTAGCGCTCCTCGATCTTCAGGGATGTGGCCAccatgaaaatggaaaagaccAAGGCGATTATATAGCGAACAATTAGCATATTGTGACAAATGCGGCGAGCAATCGAGACTGATTTGGTTTACAGGGTGCAGTGCGTGTATTTATAGCTCGATACTCCGAGGTAGTATGGTATCGGTTACCTGTCCTTCGGGACCCTTGATTCGAGAGGATTCCAGGAGTCCGTTGATGGATTAGGACGCAGTTTTATGGCCGCGACTCGCCGCCAATAAACCATTCCGCGCTAATCCCTTCGCTCATTTCCACTTCCTCTGCTCGGATTCTCCATCGATCCTACGCGAATCCCCAGATGAACTGCGGCCGCCGATgccaaaaagggaaaactaaTTGCCCCGGCTGATGAGTGGAAGTTCCAAGAAGGAGTCACCTATGTCATGTCGACCTACCTGATGGGACAGCGCGTTTATGATCCGACTCTCGCCCGACTCTCCTTCTCTATCGCGCCTCACTTCTTCTGCCATTagacattttaattgttaatttttgcaaaaacgTATGCcatactactactactactacggGCAGCGGAGggggaaaaatttaaataatggcCAAGCTGCAGGCATCGGGCAGAATCCAGGAATCCAATGGCTACCTGCATTTATTATCTCCAGCCGGCTCCACCCCGCCCGATGATCTATCTACTCGGTGCCCGAGTGCCATCAACGTGAAAACAAGTGGCAacaattttctataaattgcatttgtgcAAAATTAAGTTCAATCTTTACCGAGTCGAGTCGCGAACCAGTAGCTGTATCTTCTCGGCCAGCATCCGCTCAAGTCGCCCCATCCCGATTCCGATCCCCATCCCGATCCCCATCCCgatcccaaacccaaacccaacccCAAGCTCAAGCTCAAGCCCGATCCCCCTGCTCCATTTGCTCTCTCACTGCTGGAGTAGCCAAACTCCATTAACTTTGCAATTGGCCACCATAACTCGTCCGTCGCTCCCCCTTCCACCTTCCGCCCGACCGCCCGCCCGTTCGCCTTCCTTTTGCCCGATGCCTTCGCCGTCACCTTGCCGCCCATTTGGccgccacatccacatgcaccTCTGCCTCCGCACAGAGCACATCCATCCACTtacacatccacatccacttccacagCCCACAGAGCAGCAGGCGAGGTCCATTCCATTCCAGTCCAGCCAAGTCCCGGCCCCATCGCTTGTTAGTTTTTGCGCCAGATCGTTTATAATAATTCGTATGCGAGTCATGTCATGCCCCTAAAGTGTATCTGCAACCgcgcagtcgcagcagcaaccgcatcagcagcagcagcagcagcgcagcagaAGCGCAGCAGTCCAGTTGCCGCTGGCTGCGCCGCGCATATCTGTATCTAGTTGGTGGCTCCAACTGGAGATGACCACGTGACACAATCCCATaattgattaaataaataagaatatataaaaaatgaaagcgcgcatgcatacatttacattaattaataactttaAGGAGCATTGCTGTAATCAAGAAAACTTAAGACAAATATTAATGCATTCAAGTCATACATTctgtttttaagtttaagccaaatattcaaattgtggactaaaataattttaaagaaacCCAATTACTGCCAATTACTATCTAAGCCAATATGGACCTTGTGTTGACCATTTGAAATCCATATCCGCAATCAGCCAGTCACGATTCGTGCTCATCTCTGGTCATTGGAGTGGCATGGTCTTGGGGATCTGCTGCTCTCGCTTCTCCCGATCTGGTCAACTATGCAACCGGTGACTCGAACTTGGCTTCACCTGGCTTGATCTCGCGCCCGTTTCTTGGCTCGCATAGCTTTGGGTCGCCTGGCCACCGGttggtggctgctgctcccATCTACCCAATCGCCAGCCCACCGATCTCCGCCAGCCCTCCTGTTGTCATTCCACTTTATCCGCGGCGCTTTGTGCTGGTTTTGTTCTATTGGTAAAAGGAAGTTAGAAAAATGCTCTGGATTCATGGGGCCTCTTGGTGGGGGCCAGCCAAAGCGGTGGCCTTAAGTGAATTGTGCTGGATGGATACCAGCTGGGCCTGGCTCTCGGGATCtcgggaagggaagggaatcGGAACATGGATTTGGTTCTGGCCTCATGTCACGGAACTCTGCAGCCGGCGATATGGATTTCAGTTAGCAACAGTGAAAGTTCGTAAATTGAATAAGTTTATCATTGCGATAGTGATTtaactataataattttaaatataatttattttaaatattttgttacgCCTGACTTCTTTTCCGAAAATGTGCATCTATTAcattgtaatatatttttttaaagaaacaGGCAATGTATCCATTCAATTTTCAAACACAATGAATGCTtcttaatacatttttctatGGCAAACCAAACATATTAGACAATCATTCTTGACACTGATTTAATTGTAATCCTTTTGGGAGATCTCAATCTTCGTAATCGCCGCAAAAAGTTTCCCCAATGCAGCCAATCTGAAAATGCCTCAAAAGGGCACAGACCACAATGGCAACTaaagaaatatgaaattcCAAAGAacttgctgctgcactgctaatataaatacaatttataatgtgtggaataatatttaaaaaatgatatACTTTAATTATGGTGATTATGCCAAGCAAAATAGATATTTCGAATGCAAGCAAATTGAAACTTTAAATGTATCTTAGCCATATGCCAGCAATTTCATATAATTGCAATGTTTTCAGGATCTTAAGTGTATGGTGTTgtattttccaaataatttgtaGTAGCCCATTAAcgtaataaacaatttttcgaCGTGTGATCCAATTGTGCTGCGAACTCCCAACGTAACCGGTAGCCAGTGTCGTGGCCAAAGCCACTTGGCAACTTGGCCATGGCCTAAACAATCGCCATCGCCGGCATCGTCGTCACcatgtcgtcgtcgtcgtcgtcgtcttggACTTGGACAAGGTTGCTATGTTGCTCTTATTTCAGAACATGACCAGCGTCCAATGGGAGGCCACGGTGGAATGCCTTAATTCaggaatttaatgaaaaatgctCTATGAAGCGgcgcaacaaattaaaaacagaaaaaaagtaCAAAGCAACTGATGCAGCAGCCAGGAAAAGTTGGGCGCACAGAAGCCATCATCGTGGTGGAGTGGAATGAACCGGACCAAAAaggttaaaattaaaatctgcGCTCACTTGTTCTTCTTAGTTAAGCACTTTTTTCATTCAGCATACCCTGTTTCGATAGGTTGTTTTCGGCGACACTATTACTTGGGccaagaaaaatgtaaatgattGTAGGTAAAATCAAAAGGCGTCGAGTTTGAGCAATCATTTGCTCCGCATACCCCCTTACTAGTTATAGGGTAACTCCAGCTCGATCAGTTTTGTCCCGCCTGGGGGCTCCtgtttcctttattttttttagccTCTTGGATTTCAATCCGAGCGCGATTCGCTGGCGAATCGGTGGCTATGAGAGCGGTGTGAGATCGGTGGCAGGTGATGCCGATGCCGTTCAACTTTGAGGTTGAGTGGCTCTTGATGCGACCGAGTCCGACCAAAGTTGACCAGTTTCCCGggccaatatatatatacatatatatatagttatagaTGTGTGTGCCTGCGAAGTGGTCGCTGCTCCGCGTTGAGCGTtgtaaattacattttccaaATGCTTTTGCCATGTCGAACCAAAAAGCCATGTACATATGCGGCATAAAGGAGCGGCCTGGTCTCTGGTCTGGTCTCTGGTCTGTACTGGCCTGTGCAGCCGGAGTTACCATGGCCATGGCCTGGGCTGTGCTTCCGTTTTGATTTGGAACACTTGTTGCGTTCGCTCGGTCGACCAGCCGCTCTCCGCCTCTGGCCATAGAGATTTGTCCTCCGGCCAGAACGACAAACAGAAACATTCATTCCTTGGGGATATGGCCACTTGCAGATACACACGCCAACCCGATGTTCCTACATGGATTCCTACATGGCATTTGGGATGCTCCTCCTCGATACTCGATGCTCGCCtcttattttttacttttttggaCCTCTCTCCACGTTGCGTATTTAGGcgttttgttgctgccgttgatTATGTTGTTGTAGTTTGTTCAGATTGTTGATGATACGAGTGTTGATTGTTGTTAGCAAAATGGGTTCGTCCCTCGGAGCTGTTGGCTTCGATTAGCTGAATGGCAGATCCTCCAGGGATCGCTGGTAAGCCAGTTGAATATATGTAAGTAACATAAACATTTCTCTGGCGTTTTTTCCAGGTTCACACACATTGAAAGTCTCATATTAATACAAGTATATTAAATGtgggttttgttgttttttatttattaaactataaattatatttttcattccTTACATGAACAAAATGTCAgctgttaaattaaatttcatttaattcgtTTACATATGTAGTACTTGGAGACTATTTCTAGTATAATGACTCCGGTTCCAGGATCTCGTAGGTGGAAAGCGGCAGGACATCATTCCCAAAGTAGTTGGCTCCACCAGGTGCAATCTCCTGCATCGGATCGTTGTAGAAACGGTCGAGGAAGGGACTTCTTGACATCATCATCCTGGAGCTGATGAGGGGGCGCTTCTTCACGAAGTAATCCCTCTTGTGTGGCCTCCTCATAGGCGATATCTGGTCCATGATTTCGTTGCTCATTCTCCTCTCCGCCGGCAGCGATGTGACCTCATTGAATATGGAAGATCTCGACCTAGGTCGTGCCCAAGCGATGAGGACCAGACAGGCAATGACCAGAATAAGAAAAGCAAGTTTAGAGCTCGTCATCTCGACTGCTTGGCAGTTTGATTCTGAATGTACTAATGGCGTTCGGGGCGATGGGAATTTATAGTGGCCAGGATTCGACACAGGTAGTCCTGAAAGGCGTATCCTTTAAGTGATTTATAATTACGCCATGTGTTGGTCGTACCTGGTTTTACCTACTTTTATTGTCAACAAATGTCATCCAATCTGTTTTTGGGATTCTACATCTTTATATTGCTTAAAAgtattctgttttttgttcATATATGTAATTTGTTGGTCACAAATTGTACCAACtattgaaaaagtttaaaaatgttaattcattttcattcgaATAAATGCATCATTGGCACCAAAGGTTGCGGGCTATTTAGTAAAACGCTCGCAAGGAGTAAGTACATTGAAATCCATCAGAAGCCACAATTTCCTTGGCCATTCCACTCGGGGCCATCACTTAACCCATCCACCTCATCAATCTCGGACATTCGGCTAACTATCCGCCAGGCGAACCAACTGAGACGGAGTCACTTAAAGTCGGCGTctccaatccaatccactccactccactgcaaTCCAATCCACTCTACTCCACTCAAAGCATCAAGATCGGCTGGGATTGGATGCGATGCCATTTCATGTTAATCAAACAACGAAATCCATCAACAGGTGACACACACCGCCAAGTGGGCGGCTGGCGGTGGGCTGGCGGGCGcaaaaagggggtggtgggcagCAGCGACATACGGCAGACATGTCAGTGCGATAATGGTGCTACTTCTCTGCCAGCAGagtggagtgtggagtgtgtgtgtgtgtgtgtatctaaAACAACTTCATTCACAAAAATCGGACCAACAAAAAAACGGCAGAAGCAAAGTAGCAGAGCATCTGCAAAAAGGAAGCTGGGCCATTAAAAATATCTTGTGGATGCCACGGCCAGGCAGATAGCAGCCGCCACAAGATGCATTCAAAAAGGCAGAGGCCACTTGGTagcatcctcatcatcatcatcattatcatcatcatcatcatcatcaccaccgATGGTTTTAGCCACGGCTTTGGAACCGGGAGCTGTGCAACCTCGGAAGCAACAGCTGCGGGGGCGGGACAGGGTCGTCGGTCGGTGGGCACCGACAGTCAAGGGGGCAGCCAAGGAATAGCCAAGAAACATACGCCTAATGCCACAGTCATCGACATCCGCCATTTAGCTAATTAACCCAATGGTGCTCAGGGAAATCCCGCTGTTGGCTTGTTAgagaaattaacattttgcataattagcTTTTCCTTAAAGacgtttttccatttaaagaaatattttaaattttcaaaaaatatttgtttagtaTTCAAAGagattttaaacatttaaaaatatctaaaaatatgttttagcTCTAATTTGAGTAATATTATAGAAAAAGAAATTTGAGCAACGAGctctattaaaatattttaaaaatgcatatggCATCAAAAGTACgaagtattttttaaaaaagtgcttactatttttaaaaaaaactgCGATCGAAGCTAATCATACTTTCATCGGCCATAAAGGGTTAACCGATCTTCAGCCATTGCGCTCCTCTCCCCGCAGCAGCTTAGCTCCTTCTCGCTCCCACCTTTCTGGGCTTCTGACGCGGCTTCTTCAGCAACCTCAGTGAAttcagcttctgctgctgcggctgcgcaGTCGCAACTGTCTACATTTGTCGGCCAGCCTTCTCTTTCCCACCttcctgctgccactgccacagcccATGGCACTGCCTCCGCTTCtactgctgcttctgcttcttctccACCGCCGTGTTCGTCTTGTTCTTCTTCAGTCGATTGGATGTCCAGCTTTCAATTTGATGTCTTGATTGGGCATGTTCAGCTTTCATATTTGCAACATAAAGCATCTTCATCGTAGCCGCATGAGTAATCAGTCTGGTATCCTGACTTATGATTGTTTACTCCACCATTGGCTTGcagttgtttctttttttctttatttatttaattttattgatcgTATAGATTACTTGTTGCACACTTTTAACATGTGCATACTACATgatgcttgttttttttttttttttttttttttttgctcatagtattttagcttttattaaaattacaaatgtatttttttttgaatgtatatatttatatgtatatatatatagttaaacaaatggaaatttttgATAGTcctttttctctctctgctgCCACTGTTATTCCTGTTATTGTTGCTCCATTACCTCGTTCATGGCAGTTAATTTATATTCGATGCATCTCTCGGTCCTTTTCTTGGGGCCTCGATTTTTAGTGTTTTCTACTTAACTCTTCTTTTTCTCTCATTTGAACTTCCTTTTCGATGGCGTTGTTGCCGAAGGTCGACGTCAGTCGTCT
This genomic stretch from Drosophila teissieri strain GT53w chromosome 2L, Prin_Dtei_1.1, whole genome shotgun sequence harbors:
- the LOC122611471 gene encoding uncharacterized protein LOC122611471, with product MLIVRYIIALVFSIFMVATSLKIEERYRRCNGYKISTPDRLVIKMERRGGKCPTKFLERRRLRV
- the LOC122626784 gene encoding uncharacterized protein LOC122626784; translation: MTSSKLAFLILVIACLVLIAWARPRSRSSIFNEVTSLPAERRMSNEIMDQISPMRRPHKRDYFVKKRPLISSRMMMSRSPFLDRFYNDPMQEIAPGGANYFGNDVLPLSTYEILEPESLY